In a single window of the Acipenser ruthenus chromosome 8, fAciRut3.2 maternal haplotype, whole genome shotgun sequence genome:
- the LOC117972709 gene encoding F-box only protein 40-like has product MGKNKRPGQHKHCEKCFSLRCKAPIDISVSCVVINCRLHCGAVFHMCKEEEHKLLCPHEKVPCLNAEYGCPFSMLRFKLAKHLEVCPASTVSCSMEWNRWPLIETETVLNENVMKEPYSEENLDLSMALRDQRVLLNSLKMRSLFPELTEQVPEVRNRASELGSEGAELGAGCSGQATASGGNIFIDSAGTVFSREEVIELTQAEREALAKDTNVADFERYDIWENMFSKEKSSCKHTEKALKKQGHTEGKEEEQATSCSKEQQEEPQNDKNGEAEAERHLDKTGQAPWQDGVLERLSKQVTPMEYNMYLLHNGSMLINFGQIDACTPKDRDFVYGSIEPMELKSVQTFKVPKSYRAKRSCGGMSSMKKEHKAVDTSDLGVTDDEIPTWDEIRASLLCSLERELKGHVISETMGSDGVTVDFGTQTYSFESTPFKPDSSLADITADRSPFLSFHLQPESVTNRHNKVSSVFTLFCHHFFRRDEFASHFKNVHADIQSSLSGWFEQRCPLSYLGCTYSQRKFCPARQKAKITYSQELSTFTLKPEVSSLLFEGVKTNPALRKRARNLDSLSSLPFEMLQHIAGFLDSLALSQLAQVSQYMREVCSTLLQERGMVSLKWEKKTYSHGGSSWRARKKVWQFSCLFSTVDSWCFDDIPSMSEHLKVCPFYVTEQKSEPVPLANMCGTKEQSQERSTLVSIFLPKP; this is encoded by the exons CAAGGAGGAAGAACACAAACTGCTGTGTCCGCACGAAAAGGTCCCCTGCCTCAATGCTGAATATGGCTGCCCGTTCTCAATGCTCCGTTTCAAACTCGCTAAGCATCTGGAGGTCTGTCCAGCAAGCACTGTGAGCTGCTCCATGGAATGGAACCGCTGGCCTCTGATAGAAACAGAGACCGTTCTCAACGAGAATGTAATGAAAGAACCATACTCAGAGGAGAATTTAGACCTGTCCATGGCTCTCAGAGACCAAAGAGTCCTAttaaattctttaaaaatgaGATCCCTCTTTCCTGAGTTGACAGAACAAGTCCCTGAAGTTAGAAATAGAGCTTCAGAACTAGGATCGGAAGGGGCAGAACTAGGAGCTGGATGCTCTGGTCAAGCCACTGCTTCAGGAGGCAACATCTTTATAGATTCCGCAGGGACGGTATTTAGTAGGGAAGAAGTTATTGAACTGACCCAAGCTGAGCGTGAAGCTTTGGCAAAGGACACAAATGTGGCGGACTTTGAAAGGTATGACATCTGGGAGAATATGTTTAGCAAGGAGAAGAGCAGCTGCAAACACACTGAAAAGGCTTTAAAGAAACAGGGACACACAGAGGGTAAAGAAGAAGAGCAGGCTACATCCTGCAGTAAAGAACAGCAGGAGGAGCCTCAGAATGATAAAAACGGGGAGGCTGAAGCTGAAAGACATCTTGATAAGACAGGTCAAGCACCTTGGCAGGATGGGGTTCTGGAAAGGCTAAGCAAACAGGTCACCCCAATGGAATACAACATGTATCTGTTGCACAATGGCAGCATGCTGATTAACTTTGGCCAGATTGATGCCTGTACCCCAAAAGACAGAGACTTTGTTTACGGAAGCATAGAACCAATGGAACTCAAGAGTGTCCAAACATTTAAGGTTCCCAAAAGTTACCGTGCCAAAAGGTCATGCGGTGGGATGTCTTCAATGAAGAAAGAACACAAGGCAGTCGACACATCTGATTTAGGTGTCACTGATGATGAAATACCAACATGGGATGAGATTAGGGCTTCCTTACTTTGTTCATTAGAAAGAGAATTAAAAGGTCATGTCATCTCAGAGACCATGGGAAGTGATGGGGTGACTGTAGACTTTGGGACACAGACGTATTCATTTGAATCAACACCGTTTAAGCCAGATTCTTCATTGGCTGACATTACAGCAGACCGGAGTCCGTTCCTCAGTTTTCATCTTCAACCTGAAAGCGTGACTAACAGGCACAACAAAGTCAGCTCCGTGTTCACCTTGTTTTGTCACCACTTCTTCAGACGCGACGAGTTTGCTTCACACTTCAAGAACGTCCATGCGGATATCCAGTCTAGTCTGAGCGGCTGGTTCGAGCAGCGTTGCCCTCTGTCCTACCTCGGGTGCACCTACAGCCAAAGGAAGTTCTGTCCTGCCAGACAGAAGGCTAAAATTACCTACAGTCAGGAACTCAGCACCTTCACCCTCAAGCCAGAGGTTTCCTCTTTACTCTTTGAGGGTGTGAAAACTAATCCCGCCCTCAGAAAACGTGCAAGAAACCTGGACTCCCTGAGCAGCCTGCCCTTTGAGATGCTGCAGCATATCGCTGGGTTTTTGGATAGCTTGGCTTTGTCCCAGCTAGCCCAGGTCTCTCAGTACATGAGGGAAGTCTGTTCCACACTGCTTCAGGAGCGAGGTATGGTCAGTCTGAAATGGGAAAAGAAAACATACTCACATGGGGGATCTTCCTGGAGAGCAAGGAAGAAG gTCTGGCAGTTCAGTTGTCTATTTTCCACTGTAGACAGCTGGTGCTTTGATGACATTCCCTCCATGTCTGAGCATCTGAAGGTCTGCCCTTTCTATGTGACTGAACAGAAGAGTGAGCCTGTCCCCCTGGCCAACATGTGTGGGACCAAAGAACAATCACAAGAGAGGAGCACCCTGGTATCCATTTTTCTACCAAAGCCGTGA